The following proteins are co-located in the Aeromicrobium phoceense genome:
- a CDS encoding HAD-IIA family hydrolase: MTLAATDTPLVASHDAVLLDLDGVVYRGGEAVPGAVEALGEVSEARLAYLTNNANRPPEAVADHLARLGLAPSIEDIVTSAQAIAGVMSHDLAPGAVVLAVGGDGLREALRARGLVPTDDRHAAGLAAVVQGYTPDLGWRDLAEAAYAVQSGLPWYASNTDLTIPTAEGIAPGNGALVHAVRLATGQEPVVAGKPYAPLFEETMERLAPTSPLMVGDRLDTDILGARRAGVTSLFVLTGVNTLTDVVNAVADERPDFVGADLAALHDPHPAVVVSGGAAECGGARVELRDRTLSVVTKGTSTETLRAIVGLGWACRAESDVRLSVDETIDA; encoded by the coding sequence ATGACGCTGGCAGCCACCGACACCCCACTCGTCGCGTCGCACGATGCGGTGCTGCTCGACCTCGACGGCGTGGTCTACCGCGGCGGTGAAGCGGTGCCGGGTGCCGTCGAGGCGCTCGGTGAGGTCAGCGAGGCGCGTCTGGCCTACCTCACGAACAACGCGAATCGCCCGCCCGAGGCGGTGGCCGACCACCTGGCCCGCCTCGGGCTCGCACCCTCGATCGAGGACATCGTCACCTCCGCGCAGGCGATCGCCGGGGTGATGTCCCACGACCTCGCTCCCGGTGCTGTCGTGCTGGCCGTCGGCGGAGACGGACTGCGCGAGGCCCTCCGGGCCCGCGGACTCGTGCCCACCGACGACCGGCACGCCGCCGGGCTCGCCGCCGTGGTCCAGGGCTACACGCCCGACCTGGGTTGGCGGGACCTCGCCGAGGCCGCCTACGCGGTGCAGTCGGGTCTGCCCTGGTACGCCAGCAACACCGACCTCACGATCCCGACCGCCGAGGGGATCGCGCCCGGGAACGGCGCCCTCGTCCACGCCGTCCGCCTGGCCACCGGGCAGGAGCCCGTCGTCGCGGGCAAGCCCTACGCGCCCTTGTTCGAGGAGACGATGGAGCGCCTCGCGCCCACCTCGCCGCTGATGGTGGGGGACCGGCTCGACACCGACATCCTCGGTGCTCGCCGCGCCGGCGTCACCTCCCTGTTCGTGCTCACGGGCGTCAACACCCTCACCGATGTGGTCAACGCCGTCGCGGACGAGCGCCCTGACTTCGTCGGGGCCGATCTGGCCGCTCTGCACGACCCCCACCCCGCCGTGGTCGTCTCCGGCGGGGCGGCCGAGTGCGGGGGTGCGCGGGTGGAGCTGCGCGACCGGACCCTCTCCGTCGTGACCAAGGGCACCTCCACCGAGACGCTCCGCGCGATCGTCGGACTCGGCTGGGCGTGCCGGGCCGAATCGGACGTACGGCTGAGTGTCGATGAGACAATCGACGCATGA
- a CDS encoding single-stranded DNA-binding protein, protein MNDADNRVLLRGRVADAAETRTLPSGDELVSFRLIVERSAAARRRSRQLVDTFDCSAWTSRLRGKALRLNPGDRVEVSGELRRLFSSKGGGVSSRVYVDLGSLTRLPEPPVASSA, encoded by the coding sequence ATGAACGACGCCGACAACCGGGTCCTGCTCCGCGGGCGCGTGGCCGATGCCGCCGAGACCCGGACCCTGCCCAGTGGGGACGAGCTCGTCTCCTTCCGACTCATCGTCGAGCGCAGCGCCGCCGCGCGGCGCCGGTCACGCCAGCTCGTCGACACCTTCGACTGCTCGGCCTGGACCTCCCGCCTCCGCGGCAAGGCCCTGCGCCTCAATCCCGGTGACCGCGTCGAGGTCAGCGGTGAGCTCCGCCGCCTCTTCTCCAGTAAGGGCGGCGGGGTGTCCAGCCGGGTCTACGTCGATCTCGGGTCCCTCACTCGGCTCCCCGAACCCCCGGTAGCCTCGAGCGCATGA
- a CDS encoding NAD kinase produces the protein MRSVLLAVHALRNGAPRIAADFAASLQGAGIEVRVLEGEEAEALAGAGAVDLVTVPAEPGAARDCELTVVFGGDGTILRAAELCRGTGTPLLGVNLGHVGFLAEADEEDLDLVARRVIAGDLTVEERLTVDVLVLQDGEVVATNWALNEASVEKASRERMLEVVVEIDGRPVSRMGCDGVVCATPTGSTAYNFSAGGPVVWPEVSALLMVPISAHALFARPMVVSPESTLAVEVVGASATGVLWCDGRRASDLPLGARVEVRRGVEPVRLARVHPASFADRLVRKFELPVSGWRGSSEASRRAAGER, from the coding sequence ATGAGGAGTGTGCTGCTCGCGGTCCACGCGCTGCGCAACGGCGCTCCCCGGATCGCCGCCGACTTCGCCGCGTCCCTCCAGGGGGCCGGGATCGAGGTCCGTGTCCTCGAGGGCGAGGAGGCCGAGGCGCTCGCCGGAGCCGGAGCCGTGGACCTGGTGACCGTCCCCGCGGAGCCGGGCGCCGCCCGCGACTGCGAGCTGACGGTCGTCTTCGGCGGCGACGGCACGATCCTGCGCGCGGCCGAGCTGTGCCGCGGCACCGGGACGCCCCTGCTCGGCGTCAACCTCGGACACGTCGGCTTCCTCGCCGAGGCCGACGAGGAGGACCTCGACCTGGTGGCCCGGCGGGTGATCGCTGGTGACCTCACGGTCGAGGAGCGCCTGACCGTCGACGTGCTGGTCCTGCAGGACGGCGAGGTCGTCGCCACGAACTGGGCGCTGAACGAGGCGTCCGTGGAGAAGGCCTCCCGCGAGCGGATGCTCGAGGTCGTCGTGGAGATCGACGGCCGTCCGGTGTCGAGGATGGGCTGCGACGGCGTCGTGTGCGCGACCCCCACCGGCTCGACCGCCTACAACTTCAGCGCTGGTGGTCCCGTCGTGTGGCCCGAGGTCTCGGCGCTGCTCATGGTGCCGATCAGCGCGCACGCCCTGTTCGCCCGTCCCATGGTGGTCTCGCCCGAGTCGACGCTCGCCGTCGAGGTGGTGGGCGCGTCGGCCACGGGTGTGCTGTGGTGCGACGGCCGGCGGGCCTCCGACCTGCCCCTCGGCGCTCGCGTGGAGGTGCGACGTGGTGTCGAGCCCGTGCGGCTCGCGCGGGTGCACCCGGCCTCCTTCGCCGACCGCCTCGTGCGCAAGTTCGAGCTGCCCGTGTCGGGGTGGCGCGGCTCGTCCGAGGCCTCCCGTCGGGCCGCGGGGGAGCGCTGA
- a CDS encoding TlyA family rRNA (cytidine-2'-O)-methyltransferase, whose translation MSRRVRLDAELVRRGLARSRDHAATIIGEGRVLVGGNAATKPATQITTDQAIVVREGDDPGWASRGAHKLLGALEVFEPQGLTVHGRRALDAGASTGGFTDVLLRREVAEVVAVDVGYGQLVWALQSDPRVRVFDRTNVRSIDTELIGGPVDLVVSDLSFISLTIVLPALMSVCRPDGDLVLMVKPQFEVGRENLGKNGVVRDPDLHAAAVHGVTTAAWAGGWGTRALAPSPLPGPAGNVEYFCWLRADAPAPDEEMARAVVAAGPLAARHPTEGSDS comes from the coding sequence GTGAGCCGCCGGGTGCGGCTCGACGCCGAGCTCGTGCGCCGTGGGCTCGCCAGGTCGCGGGACCACGCCGCGACGATCATCGGCGAGGGGCGCGTGCTGGTCGGCGGGAATGCCGCGACCAAGCCGGCCACCCAGATCACGACCGACCAAGCCATCGTCGTCCGCGAGGGCGACGACCCCGGCTGGGCGTCGCGCGGCGCCCACAAGCTGCTCGGGGCCCTCGAGGTCTTCGAGCCGCAGGGGCTGACCGTCCACGGGCGGCGCGCCCTCGACGCGGGAGCCTCCACCGGCGGCTTCACCGACGTCCTGCTGCGCCGCGAGGTGGCCGAGGTCGTCGCCGTCGACGTCGGCTACGGCCAGCTCGTCTGGGCGCTGCAGTCCGACCCTCGCGTCCGCGTCTTCGACCGCACCAACGTCCGCTCCATCGACACCGAGCTCATCGGCGGACCGGTCGACCTGGTCGTGTCCGACCTGTCGTTCATCTCGTTGACCATCGTGCTTCCGGCGCTCATGTCGGTGTGCCGTCCTGACGGCGACCTGGTCCTCATGGTCAAGCCACAGTTCGAGGTGGGGCGCGAGAACCTCGGCAAGAACGGCGTCGTCCGTGATCCCGACCTGCACGCCGCCGCGGTCCACGGCGTCACCACCGCGGCCTGGGCCGGTGGCTGGGGAACGCGTGCCCTCGCCCCCAGTCCGCTCCCTGGCCCCGCCGGGAATGTCGAGTACTTTTGTTGGCTGAGGGCCGACGCGCCGGCTCCGGACGAGGAGATGGCGCGAGCCGTCGTCGCGGCCGGACCCCTCGCCGCGCGACACCCGACGGAAGGAAGCGACTCATGA